The window TTGCTCGAGCTCGTCGCGGTGTTTGTCGTGGTTGTCGTTGTGGGCGCGGCGCTGCTCCAGCCGCCaaagtcgtcgtcgccgccccACCCAGGACTCTTGGCCGGCACGTGCGATGTGGTGGCAGCGGGTGCAGCGGGTGCAGCGGGCTGGCCGGGTGCGTTGGACGACCAGACGTCGTTGCTGCCCCACGCATCCATGTTGCCGTAGTTCACAGCCGGCTGGCTGGGCTTCGGCGCTGCTGGTGCAGCAGGCTGAGACAGGTGGAAGGCAGAAGATGCGGGCGGTGGTGAGGAGACGGGCGAGAACGTTCGCTGCGGAGCGGACGCGGGCGCGGGCGCAGGCGCGGAAGGCATCGAGAGGTCGACGAGGTCGCCCATGCCAGAGGACGAGGCTGCGGGCTTGGAGGGTGCGGGCGTGTTGAACGACGAGTAGTTGGCGAGGCCGCTTGAGGGGCTTGTGGTGCGCTTCTGGACAGGGGGGGAGGTGGGCTTTGCGTCGAAGAAGTTGCCGCCGCCACCAAACATGTTCGAGGACGATGTGGACGCGGGCGGCCTTGTGCTGGAGAAGGCGTCGAGTCCGGAGAAGGGCGAGGGCTTGGGCGCCGGCGCGGCGTTGAAGGACAGGCTGCCAAAAGCGTCGTTGATGCCGCCAAAGGCTGACTGAGATGGAGGCGATGCAAGACCACCGAGCGACTCTTGCCGTGcgtgttgctgttgctgttgctgttgctgttgatgtggctgttgctgttgctgttgctgttgctgttgctgttgatgtggctgttgctgttgatgtggctgtggctgtggctgtgctGCGGGCTTGGGTGTCGAGGCGTACAGAGACAGGATCGACTGCTTGAGGTCTGGTCTCGACGGGGCAGCGGAGGCACCTGCTGGACCGGTGCTGGATGGCCTCGCTGGCGGTGCCGAGCTGCCTCCCAGAAAGTCCAAGCCCAGCAGCGAGTCGCCAGCCTTGGTTTGTTTGGGAGGGGCGGCCTCTGCCTTTGGTGGTGGTGCCCTTGTTGCCGCTGGCGGCCCAGTGCTCGATCGTGGAGGGGCCGGTGTGGCGTCGCCGAAGAGGTCGATCGCCGGGGCCGGCTTCGCGTGCGGAGGAGGCGGTGGTCGCGAGGCTGCGGCGTTGCCAGCCAGACGTTGCGAGGCCGATCGTTCAACCTGGATCTTCTCCTGCACCTTGGACAGCGGCTAGAGAGGGTCGTCAGTAGTTGCGCTTTGTTGTACTTGGTCTGTACGGACCagatcgtcgtcgtcgtcgtcgtcgcccaATTGCGATGGATCTGGCATGGGCCCGTCCATGAC of the Ascochyta rabiei chromosome 20, complete sequence genome contains:
- a CDS encoding ARF GAP with effector function(s), which translates into the protein MSRRPNPAADRAEQNRATLKNLVKLQGNKTCSDCKRNKHPRWASWNLGVFICIRCSGIHRGMGTHISKVKSVDLDTWTDEQLQSVLRWGNARANKYWEAKLAPGHVPSEAKIENFIRTKYESKRWVMDGPMPDPSQLGDDDDDDDLPLSKVQEKIQVERSASQRLAGNAAASRPPPPPHAKPAPAIDLFGDATPAPPRSSTGPPAATRAPPPKAEAAPPKQTKAGDSLLGLDFLGGSSAPPARPSSTGPAGASAAPSRPDLKQSILSLYASTPKPAAQPQPQPHQQQQPHQQQQQQQQQQQQPHQQQQQQQQQHARQESLGGLASPPSQSAFGGINDAFGSLSFNAAPAPKPSPFSGLDAFSSTRPPASTSSSNMFGGGGNFFDAKPTSPPVQKRTTSPSSGLANYSSFNTPAPSKPAASSSGMGDLVDLSMPSAPAPAPASAPQRTFSPVSSPPPASSAFHLSQPAAPAAPKPSQPAVNYGNMDAWGSNDVWSSNAPGQPAAPAAPAATTSHVPAKSPGWGGDDDFGGWSSAAPTTTTTTNTATSSSKPAGGFGGGSDDLFSNVWE